TCCACACAAACTAAAGAGCAGTATCTCACTAATGTAGGTATCTGAGCAAGAGAGAGCCAAGAGTGGTGGAATTTCACAGAAGAAATGGTTGATGACATTGGAAGCACAGTAACTGAGGCTGAAAGTGAGAGATGTGTGGGCCACTAAACTCACCAGGCCAGCCAAGTAAGAGCCCAGCATTAGGACCAAGCAGACTTTTTTGGACATGAGAGTGCTATAGTGGAGAGGTCTGCAGATGGCCACgaagcggtcataggccatggcaGCTAGGACATAGCATTCAGCATCCACAAAACCTACGAAGAAAGCAAATTGGGTAGCACAGCTGGAAAAAGAGATAACTTTGTGCTTTGTTAGGCAATCAGCCAGCATCCTGGGAGCAATGGCTGATGAGTAGCCCAGGTCGACAAAGGAGAGGTTGCAGAGAAAAAAGTACATGGGAGTGTGAAGCTGACTGTCTGTTATGATCAGGATGATCATGCCAACATTCCCTATCACATTGACCAGGTAGACAATGAGGAAGACCACAAAAAAGATGATCTGCAACTGAGGGTCTTGAGTGATGCCCATAAAGATAAATTCAGTCACTACTGAGTGATTTTCTTTATGCATTGTtctaagcagtgtgtgtgtgtgtgtgtgtgtgtgtgtgtgtgtgtgtgtgaacacttgtGCGTGTTTAGTTAATGAGTTCCTATCACTGGAATTACCCAAAATAAGCAATTATGTGCTTAGGATATTATAGactattttttataataaaaaaggcTTTCTTTGGAAGATACTCAGCCCTTTATCCAATCATTCAATTCAGGGATTATTCAGTGGCTCAGAGGACTTTAGTCAAGGTTTTGTGTCCTTTTccaagtgcacacatacatggaagatGTTGAGTTTCATGAGAGAGCAAGTTCTGCCTCTTCAGTCCCTTAGTAAGCTGTGGTCATTTACAAACAAAACCAGAtatttgactttgtttttgttattatccACTGTATTCATTAGCATTAAAGATGAGGTGTGATATTCTTCTCTCTGAAACAAAGCACAGGAATACACATTTTTGATGTGTCATTTCCCTCCTTC
This Rattus norvegicus strain BN/NHsdMcwi chromosome 3, GRCr8, whole genome shotgun sequence DNA region includes the following protein-coding sequences:
- the Or5ar1 gene encoding olfactory receptor Olr462, which encodes MHKENHSVVTEFIFMGITQDPQLQIIFFVVFLIVYLVNVIGNVGMIILIITDSQLHTPMYFFLCNLSFVDLGYSSAIAPRMLADCLTKHKVISFSSCATQFAFFVGFVDAECYVLAAMAYDRFVAICRPLHYSTLMSKKVCLVLMLGSYLAGLVSLVAHTSLTFSLSYCASNVINHFFCEIPPLLALSCSDTYISEILLFSLCGFIEFSTILIIFISYAFILIAIIRMRSAEGRLKAFSTCGSHLTGVTLFYGTVMFMYLRPTSSYSLDQDKWASVFYTIIIPMLNPLIYSLRNKDVKAAFKKLIGKKPQ